CTACCGAACCAATGGATTTGATTTGAAAAGAGATGTGGAGGCCCAATCACTGCAAGGATACCCACTTAGTTTTATCGAGGAAAGCGAACCGGGCGACCTGGCCTTTTTTGACAACAAAGACGGGGTAATAGACCATGTGGGAATCATTCTTCCTGAAAACCACATTATACACGTTTATGGCAAGGTGCAAATTGACCGTTTAGACCATACCGGCATTTTCAATTCTGAGACCAATCGTTATACCCATTCGCTTCGGGTCATTAAAAAAATGGCATAAAAAAACCCTGGCGACTGTAGTCAGCTGTCAGGGTTTTTCGTGTTGAAAAGTAGTGGATGGGTTTACTCGCCCATCAATTTTTTGATTCTCATGAAGTTCTCTGTATCACCCAAAGCCCCATATATATTCTTCAATTGCGCAAGAATACTTTCGTTGTCGGCATTGGTTTCAAGTGCCTTCTCTAAAATCTTGGCACCTTCTAAAAACAGCTCGTCTTTTTTCTTCTTCAGTTCTTCATATCGCTCGGTATCGGCCCTTGAAGTGCCCAATGTGTTCATTTCGTCGATAAGGGCGTTGCCTTCGTTCACATAGGTCGTTGAAAGGTTCAAAAGGGCGTTCACATAATTAGGGTCTACCTCTAGTGTTTTTTTATAGGCCTCCCGTGCCTCTTCAATATTGCCCTGCTCCATGTTGATTACACCAATGTTGTATAGCAGGTCCGGATTGTCTGGTGCCATTTCAGAGGCTTGGGCCATTAGTTCCTTGAACTTTTCTTTGTCGCCCATGGTGTAGTACAAGTTGGCCTTGTTCAATACCAAATTCACATCATTGGGATTGTCCCTAATTGCATCCTCATAAGCCTCAAGGGCTTTTTCGTTTTGCCCTTGCTGTTGGTAGATCAGCGCAATATTTTTTACTATCTCAGCCCTTTTCGAAGGGGTCTTTTCTTCTTTGAAATCCTTGTACGCATTTGATTTTCTGTAAAGCTCGTATTCTTGGGCACTCATCTCAACGGTTTCTCCGCTGGCAACTTCGGTGGCAGAGTATAGCGTTTCACTGCCATCGTAATTCAACTCTTTGAGCTCATTATAATAGGCCAAGGCCTCATCATAATGCCCACCACTTACGGCACTGCTGGCAGCGTAGTAGAGATAAACGGTGTCTTTAGGGCTAAGCTTGTAGCTCATATAGAGTTTTTCTGCAGCTTCCTTGTATTTTTCATTCTTGTTGTCGTCAACCGCGGCATTCACCAAATCACCGGTTATCTGGGCCAGTTTTTGCCTTGCCTCATTAGAATACTTGGCTTTTCCACTGGCTTCTTCCACAGCAATTGCTTTTTGGTACGATTCAATGGCAGGTTCAAATGCCCCTGCATCGCCTTTTTGCGCTAGGTCGAAATGGATATTGCCCTTTACAAAGTAGTACTGGGCCTGTACCCTTTCGTCGGCCCCTTCAATAGTTGATGCGGCACCTTTCAAGGCTGATTTTGCCGCGGCCGCATCACCGCTTTTCAAAGCCTTCTCCGCAGCTTTGATTTCGCTTTTTTGTGCAATACCCACCGTTGTGGCCAACAAAGTGAGCGCTATTAAAATTCGAGTTTTCATCATTAATTCAATTTATATTTAGTGTTTATCGATTATTTTTCTGATTCGCCCTTATCAGTATCAAGAGCCGTGCCATCTTCGCTTTGCACTTCTATATTGCGCAATTCGCTATCGTCAACCGCATCTTCATCTTTCATGACTTTTGCTACTGCGGCAATGGAATCTTTATCTTTTAGATTGATCAATTTAACGCCTTGCGTGGCGCGGCCCATTACCCTCAAGTCTTCGACACTCATACGAATGGCGATTCCAGATTTATTGATGATCATCAGATCATCAGAGTCGCTTACATTTTTAATGGCGACCAAGTTTCCGGTCTTTTCAGTGATGGATATGGTCTTCACGCCTTTGCCGCCCCTATTGGTAATGCGGTAATCGTCAATGTTCGAGCGTTTTCCATATCCGTTTTCAGAGACCACAAGAATATCGTCTTCGAAGTTGTTGACCGAGACCATGCCGATTACCTCGTCATCTTCATTGGCCAAGGTAATGCCCCGTACACCGGCTGCGTTTCTTCCCATCGGCCTTGTCTTGCTTTCTTCGAAACGTATGGCCTTGCCTGATTTCAGACCTAGGAGTATTTGGCTGGTTCCTGTTGTCAATTTGGCCTCTAGCAGTTCATCGTCTTCACGAATATTGATGGCGATGATGCCGTTTTGTCTTGGACGTGAATATTGCTCCAATGAGGTTTTCTTAACGGTACCCTTTTTGGTGGCCATGATAACGCAGTGCGAGTTCACGTAATCTTCGTCTTTCAGGTCACGGGTACAGATAAAGGCCTTGACCTTGTCATCTTGCTCGATGTTTATAAGGTTTTGGATGGCCCTTCCTTTAGATGTTCTGCTGCCCTCTGGAATTTCATAGACACGCATCCAGAAACACTTGCCCTTTTGTGTAAAAAAGAGCATGTACTGGTGATTGGTGCTGACGAAAAGATGCTCTAAAAAGTCTTCGTTTCGTGTTGAGGAAGCTTTTTGGCCCACCCCGCCACGGTTTTGTGTCTTGTATTCAGACAAGGGTGTTCTTTTGATATACCCTGCGTGCGATATGGTGATCACGACCTGCTCATCGGGAATCATATCTTCGATGCTCAAATCGCCACCTGCATAATTAATTTCTGAGCGGCGTGGGTCACCATACTTGTCCTTGACCTCGCGAAGTTCGTCTTTGATGATTTCCATTCGACGCTCTTTCTTCGCTAGAATGTCTTTTAAATCTTCTATGGTCTTTATAAGGTCATCGTATTCTTCGCGAAGTTTGTCTTGCTCAAGACCGGTCAATTGTCGCAAGCGCATTTCTACGATGGCCTTGGCCTGGACCTCGGTCAGCT
This portion of the Flagellimonas lutaonensis genome encodes:
- a CDS encoding tetratricopeptide repeat protein; this translates as MMKTRILIALTLLATTVGIAQKSEIKAAEKALKSGDAAAAKSALKGAASTIEGADERVQAQYYFVKGNIHFDLAQKGDAGAFEPAIESYQKAIAVEEASGKAKYSNEARQKLAQITGDLVNAAVDDNKNEKYKEAAEKLYMSYKLSPKDTVYLYYAASSAVSGGHYDEALAYYNELKELNYDGSETLYSATEVASGETVEMSAQEYELYRKSNAYKDFKEEKTPSKRAEIVKNIALIYQQQGQNEKALEAYEDAIRDNPNDVNLVLNKANLYYTMGDKEKFKELMAQASEMAPDNPDLLYNIGVINMEQGNIEEAREAYKKTLEVDPNYVNALLNLSTTYVNEGNALIDEMNTLGTSRADTERYEELKKKKDELFLEGAKILEKALETNADNESILAQLKNIYGALGDTENFMRIKKLMGE
- the gyrA gene encoding DNA gyrase subunit A — its product is MAEGEKLIPINIEDEMKSAYIDYSMSVIVSRALPDVRDGLKPVHRRVLYGMHELGVRSSSSHKKSARIVGEVLGKYHPHGDTSVYDTMVRMAQEWSLRYMLIDGQGNFGSIDGDSPAAMRYTEARMRKIADEMLADIDKDTVDHQLNFDDSLEEPTVLPTKIPNLLVNGASGIAVGMATNMPPHNLSEVVDGTIAYIDNNDIEIDELIQHIKAPDFPTGGIIYGYDGVKEAFHTGRGKVVMRAKATFEEIQGRECIIVTEIPYQVNKAEMIKKTADLVNDKKIDGISTIRDESDRKGMRIVYVLKRDAIPNIVLNTLFKYTALQSSFSVNNIALVNGRPQLLNLKEIIHHFVEHRHQVVVRRTKFELKKAEDRAHILEGLIIASDNIDEVIEIIKASSNVEDARNNLIERFKLTEVQAKAIVEMRLRQLTGLEQDKLREEYDDLIKTIEDLKDILAKKERRMEIIKDELREVKDKYGDPRRSEINYAGGDLSIEDMIPDEQVVITISHAGYIKRTPLSEYKTQNRGGVGQKASSTRNEDFLEHLFVSTNHQYMLFFTQKGKCFWMRVYEIPEGSRTSKGRAIQNLINIEQDDKVKAFICTRDLKDEDYVNSHCVIMATKKGTVKKTSLEQYSRPRQNGIIAINIREDDELLEAKLTTGTSQILLGLKSGKAIRFEESKTRPMGRNAAGVRGITLANEDDEVIGMVSVNNFEDDILVVSENGYGKRSNIDDYRITNRGGKGVKTISITEKTGNLVAIKNVSDSDDLMIINKSGIAIRMSVEDLRVMGRATQGVKLINLKDKDSIAAVAKVMKDEDAVDDSELRNIEVQSEDGTALDTDKGESEK